The following are encoded together in the Acidobacteriota bacterium genome:
- the efp gene encoding elongation factor P yields the protein MASYNMNQVRTGLKVLESGEPNVIISCDFVKPGKGQAFTRVKMRNLLNGRVNEKTYKPGDLLEGADVIETSMQYLYTDGGHWFFMNPDTYDQVEADAAALGGAEQWIKEEDICSVTLWNGHPILVAAPNFVTREVIETDPGLKGDTSSGGSKPAKLETGAVVKVPLFIQTGEAIRVDTRTGEYVSRGKT from the coding sequence GAACCAGGTCCGCACCGGGCTCAAGGTGCTCGAGAGCGGCGAGCCGAACGTGATCATCTCGTGCGATTTCGTCAAGCCCGGCAAGGGCCAGGCGTTCACCCGGGTCAAGATGCGCAACCTCCTGAACGGACGGGTCAACGAGAAGACCTACAAGCCGGGCGACCTGCTCGAGGGCGCCGACGTCATCGAGACGTCGATGCAGTACCTCTACACCGACGGCGGGCACTGGTTCTTCATGAATCCCGACACCTACGACCAGGTCGAGGCCGATGCCGCGGCCCTGGGCGGAGCCGAGCAGTGGATCAAGGAGGAGGACATCTGCAGCGTGACGCTCTGGAACGGCCATCCGATCCTCGTCGCGGCGCCGAACTTCGTGACTCGTGAGGTGATCGAAACGGATCCCGGACTCAAGGGCGACACCTCCAGCGGCGGCAGCAAGCCGGCGAAGCTAGAAACCGGTGCGGTCGTCAAGGTACCGCTCTTCATCCAGACCGGCGAGGCCATCCGGGTCGACACCCGGACCGGCGAGTACGTCTCCCGCGGCAAGACCTAA
- the epmA gene encoding EF-P lysine aminoacylase EpmA, whose protein sequence is MTGDAAEWRPTAGLTALKRRAAMLARLHAFFAEREVLEVETPLLSAETTLDPHLEPLSSAVEAPGIDGRRMYLQTSPELAMKRMLAAGSGSIYQVCKAFRGGERGRWHNPEFTILEWYRVGWDVHRLMREVAALIETLLAGSRRLEPATYVGYADLMRRHAGIDPYDASTGALRRAVADGPSPVDTTDLDRDDLLSRLFGERVEPEFATDRVTVVFDYPASQAAMAQLNASDPRTAERFEAYVGDIELANGYGELCDPAEQRQRLEYDLASRRRTGQPLPPIPSRFLAALESGLPPCAGVALGFDRLLGLDLEAGSIDELISFPIERA, encoded by the coding sequence GTGACGGGCGACGCCGCGGAGTGGCGGCCCACAGCCGGGTTGACCGCCCTGAAACGACGCGCAGCCATGCTCGCCAGGCTGCACGCCTTCTTCGCCGAGCGGGAAGTGCTCGAGGTCGAAACCCCCCTGCTGTCCGCCGAAACCACTCTCGACCCGCACCTGGAGCCGCTGAGCTCCGCCGTCGAGGCCCCCGGCATTGACGGCCGGCGGATGTACCTCCAGACCTCGCCCGAACTCGCCATGAAGCGGATGCTGGCCGCGGGTTCCGGATCGATCTACCAGGTATGCAAGGCGTTCCGTGGCGGCGAGCGCGGCCGCTGGCACAACCCCGAGTTCACGATCCTCGAGTGGTATCGCGTGGGATGGGACGTGCACCGACTGATGAGGGAAGTCGCGGCCCTGATCGAGACCCTTCTCGCCGGTTCGCGGCGCCTGGAGCCGGCGACCTATGTCGGCTACGCCGATCTCATGCGCCGGCACGCCGGGATCGATCCGTACGACGCATCGACCGGAGCCCTGCGACGGGCCGTCGCGGACGGCCCCTCACCGGTCGACACCACCGACCTAGACCGGGACGATCTGCTGTCCCGGCTGTTCGGCGAACGGGTGGAGCCTGAGTTCGCGACCGACCGTGTCACGGTCGTTTTCGACTATCCCGCCTCCCAGGCCGCGATGGCGCAATTGAACGCTTCCGACCCCCGCACCGCCGAGCGTTTCGAGGCCTACGTCGGGGATATCGAGCTCGCCAACGGCTACGGCGAACTCTGCGATCCGGCCGAACAGCGGCAACGCCTTGAGTACGACCTGGCGAGCCGCCGCAGAACCGGCCAACCGCTGCCGCCGATTCCGTCCCGTTTCCTGGCCGCACTGGAGTCGGGTCTCCCGCCCTGCGCGGGAGTCGCCCTGGGTTTCGACAGGCTGCTCGGTCTCGACCTTGAAGCAGGGAGTATCGACGAACTCATCTCCTTCCCGATCGAGCGAGCCTGA
- the rnd gene encoding ribonuclease D produces the protein MTLPPPPTPEVVDRDARLADLAQRWLREPAIGLDTEFVRERTFFARLGLIQVADSEGCYLVDMVSIRDRAPLVAVVQAPEVMKVFHSPSEDLEILHQAVGHPPEPLFDCQVAATLCGLGGSLGYVRLVSRLFDVELEKGVQRSNWLRRPLSDEQVRYAGLDVAYLLPAHERLLARLRELGREGWAGEDFDRLLQTAEARLDPAWSYNRLRRPGMSRRQLAALEALSAWRERRARRRDVPRGFVLKDETLVDLARRLPRTPEDLAPVKSLGRRQAARYGPKLLDLVRGARALSADRLPERLERSGRRSSSRVSEGLRKLVARVAADLDVPVEFLVPRRTLEAWAARSLERGMWVWPPEIEGWRRSVLQPEVECSALLEAGVARKQRNRSLRR, from the coding sequence ATGACACTTCCTCCGCCGCCGACCCCCGAGGTCGTGGACCGTGACGCTCGGTTGGCCGATCTCGCCCAACGCTGGCTGCGCGAGCCGGCCATTGGCCTGGACACGGAGTTCGTGCGGGAGCGGACGTTCTTTGCCCGGCTCGGCCTGATTCAGGTGGCGGATTCGGAGGGCTGCTACCTGGTCGACATGGTCTCGATCAGGGATCGGGCGCCCCTGGTTGCCGTCGTCCAGGCGCCAGAGGTGATGAAGGTGTTCCATTCGCCGAGCGAGGATCTGGAGATTCTCCACCAGGCCGTCGGCCACCCTCCAGAACCCCTGTTCGACTGTCAGGTCGCGGCTACGCTGTGCGGACTGGGAGGTTCGCTGGGCTACGTTCGTCTGGTTTCGCGACTCTTCGATGTCGAGCTGGAGAAGGGCGTGCAGCGGTCGAACTGGCTGCGGCGTCCGCTCAGCGACGAGCAGGTGCGGTACGCCGGTCTCGACGTGGCCTACCTCCTGCCGGCCCACGAGCGGTTACTGGCGAGGCTGCGTGAACTCGGCCGGGAAGGCTGGGCCGGGGAGGACTTCGACCGCCTGTTGCAGACCGCCGAGGCGCGTCTGGATCCGGCGTGGTCCTACAACCGGTTGCGGCGACCGGGCATGTCGAGGCGTCAATTGGCGGCCCTGGAGGCCCTGTCCGCGTGGCGGGAGCGGCGCGCTCGCCGGCGGGACGTGCCCCGGGGTTTCGTGCTGAAGGACGAGACGCTGGTCGACCTGGCGCGACGCCTGCCGCGCACGCCGGAGGACCTCGCCCCGGTGAAGAGCCTTGGACGGCGCCAGGCAGCGCGGTACGGGCCGAAACTGCTCGATCTCGTGCGGGGTGCCCGCGCGCTGTCCGCGGATCGGCTCCCTGAACGTCTGGAACGCTCCGGCAGGCGGTCCTCGAGCCGCGTGTCGGAGGGACTGCGAAAACTGGTTGCGCGAGTCGCCGCCGATCTCGACGTTCCGGTCGAGTTCCTCGTGCCCAGGAGGACGCTCGAGGCCTGGGCGGCGCGGAGTCTCGAGCGAGGCATGTGGGTTTGGCCGCCGGAGATCGAAGGCTGGCGCCGCTCGGTACTCCAACCTGAAGTGGAATGTTCCGCTCTCCTCGAGGCCGGCGTAGCCAGGAAACAGCGGAACAGGTCGTTGCGCCGCTGA